The genomic segment GCGACACCATCCGCGTGTCGCTGACCGCCCCTCCCGAGGAGGAGGTTCGCGCCGGTTTCGAGATCCTCTCCGCCGCGGGGGTCCGGCAGCGGGGGCCGCGGTTCGTCTCCTGCCCCACCTGCGGCCGCACCACGGTGGACCTGATCGACGTCGCTTCCCGGGTCCGGCGGGCGCTGTCCCACCTGAAGGCCCCGCTCCGGATCGCCGTGATGGGCTGCGAGGTGAACGGCCCGGGCGAAGCCGCCGACGCCGACATCGGGCTGGCCTGCGGCCGGAAACGGTCCCTGATCTTCCGGTCCGGCCGCCAGGTGAAGGTCATCCCCAACGACCGCCTTGTGGAGGAGTTCGTCGCCGAGGTCCTGGGCCTTGCCGGTGACGACGGCGCCGGGCCGAACGGGAGGCCGGAATGATCCGGGTTCGAAGTTTCATCGACAGCAGCGAAGCGACCTCGAGGGTACCCTCCGGGTCCCGGGAGGCCCTCCGCGAACAGGCCGAGCGCCAGCTGGCGAAACGGACCATACCCGGGGCCCTGACGTACGTGTTGCTGTTGCTGGTCCTCACCGGCACCACCACCTTCGGACGGTCCAACCTCCCGCTCATGATGGGCCTGCTGACGGCCTTCGTCGCCCTCTTCGCCGTCCGCACCACCGTTTCCCTCGGGTACGACGCCCTTCGCCCGAAGCACCCGCGGCTGTGGGCCCGCGTGGACGCCTCGTGCTTCCTCCTCTCGGCGGCCCTCTGGTCCGGCCTGTGCTGCCTGTGCATCCTCGACCGCGGTTTCGAGATCGACTTCTTCCTCATGCTGGTGATGATGTCCGGCATCTGCACCGGGTCCATCCTCATCTACTCCCCCCGGCTCTTCCTCAACCAGCTCTACATGCTGATCCTCATGGCCCCCCCGGGCTTCGTCTGCCTCCCCCTCGACCCGCCCCGGGGCGCGGCCATCGGGGTCCTGTGCTTCCTCTTCGTGCTGTTTCTGGCCCTGGAAGCCCGGATCATCCACCGCCAGTACTGGGAGTCCCTGATCAATGCCCGGCGGGCCGAGCTGCACGCGGCGGAACTGGAGCAGGAAAAAGACCGGGCCGAGTTCCTGGCCCGCGCCAAGAGCCAGTTTCTGGCCCTGATGAGCCACGAGATCCGGACCCCCATCATGGGGATCATGGGGATGACGGAGATCGCCCTTGACATGAAACCGGCGCCCGAGCAGCGGCGCTGCCTGGAGACCGTGCTGTCGTCCTCCGAGTCGCTGCTGTCCATCATCAACGAGATCCTGGACTACTCCAAGATCGAGGCGGGAAAGATGGCGCTGGAGCCGGTCCCCTTCGAACTGCGGAAGGTGGTGGCGACGGCGCTCCGGCCCGGGGCCGTCAAGGCCTCCGAGAAAGGCCTCGACCTGGCCTTCCACGTGGACCCGGCCGTCCCGGAAACCCTGGTGGGCGACCCGGTCCGCCTGCAACAGGTGATCGTGAACCTCGTGGGGAACGCGGTGAAGTTCTCCGAAAGCGGCGAGGTCACCCTCCGCGTCGCGTCCGACCTCCCGGCCGGCCAGGAGATCGTCCTGCACCTGACGGTGTCGGACACGGGGATCGGCATCCCGGCCGACAAGCTCGAGGTCGTCTTCGAGCCCTTCGCCCAGTCCGACTCCAGCGTGACGCGACGCTTCGGGGGCACGGGCCTCGGCCTCTCCATCACCCGGGCGATCGCAGGCCTCATGGGGGGGGACATCCACGTGGAGAGCCCCTCCAGGTTCGGCGCGGGGCGCGGAACGTCGCCGGGAAGCGACTTCCACGTCTCCCTCCGCCTGGGGCTCCCGCAGGCGGTGGCGGGAGCGGCCGTCCCGGCCCCCCCGCACCCGTTCGACGGCCTGCGCATGATCGTGGCGGACCGGCACCCCCTCAACCGCGCGTACCTCCGCTCTCTTCTCGAGTCCCTGGGCGCCTCGGCCACGGAAGCCGATTCCACCCCGGCGCTGCGGTCGGTGCTGAAGGAGGTCCCGCCCCACCACCTGATCCTCCTGGACGTCGGGATGCCCCGGTCCGACGGGGACACCCTCCCCGGTCTCATCGCCCAGGTCCCCCTGGGCGTATCCCCGCCCATCCTCGCCCTCCACCAGGCCGGCCACCGGGCCCACCTGGCCAAGTGCCTGGAGAAGGGCTTCGTCGCCGCTCTGGTCAAGCCCTGCACCCCGGCCGAACTCTGGGAGTCCGTGGAGGCCGTCCTGAACCAGCCCCGGCTCCAGGCGGAACTGGCGACCCTGGACTCGGGTTTCGCCAACGGGCGGAAGGCCGGGATGCGGGTCCTCCTGGCCGAGGACAACGAGATCAACACGGTCACCATCTCCACCATGCTCGAACGCGCCGGGCACCGGGTCGACGCCGTGTCCGACGGCCGGTCGGCGGTGCTTCGCGC from the Acidobacteriota bacterium genome contains:
- a CDS encoding response regulator, translated to MIRVRSFIDSSEATSRVPSGSREALREQAERQLAKRTIPGALTYVLLLLVLTGTTTFGRSNLPLMMGLLTAFVALFAVRTTVSLGYDALRPKHPRLWARVDASCFLLSAALWSGLCCLCILDRGFEIDFFLMLVMMSGICTGSILIYSPRLFLNQLYMLILMAPPGFVCLPLDPPRGAAIGVLCFLFVLFLALEARIIHRQYWESLINARRAELHAAELEQEKDRAEFLARAKSQFLALMSHEIRTPIMGIMGMTEIALDMKPAPEQRRCLETVLSSSESLLSIINEILDYSKIEAGKMALEPVPFELRKVVATALRPGAVKASEKGLDLAFHVDPAVPETLVGDPVRLQQVIVNLVGNAVKFSESGEVTLRVASDLPAGQEIVLHLTVSDTGIGIPADKLEVVFEPFAQSDSSVTRRFGGTGLGLSITRAIAGLMGGDIHVESPSRFGAGRGTSPGSDFHVSLRLGLPQAVAGAAVPAPPHPFDGLRMIVADRHPLNRAYLRSLLESLGASATEADSTPALRSVLKEVPPHHLILLDVGMPRSDGDTLPGLIAQVPLGVSPPILALHQAGHRAHLAKCLEKGFVAALVKPCTPAELWESVEAVLNQPRLQAELATLDSGFANGRKAGMRVLLAEDNEINTVTISTMLERAGHRVDAVSDGRSAVLRAAEAAYDVILMDVQMPGMDGITATRKIREAEAATGRHIPIVALTAHALQCDRERCLEAGMDHFLSKPMRARDLFTLLDSLAPAPGPGTAPAVISPSAPAPDAVQGESAMYPIRRILDDLGGNREVFAKLARRFQTQIPPRLAALKEAIAGSAFDAAAEEAHRIRGVAGYFSERIIRLGHELETAARDGKAPLVASLGSAFTTDVEAVLAYLASGAWERELGE